One Nitrospirota bacterium genomic window, AGAGCCCGATATCCCCATTGTCCTGGGCAAAAAACTTGCCGTGCTTAGCCATCAGCACCTTGGGCTCGTCTTTTTTCCGATTGTCATAAATGAAAATATCTTCGATCATGTCCGCTGATTTTTTGCCTTTCACGACGATGACGATATCTTTGAAGGACGAATTGAAGGTCCCCTCTTCTAGCGCCAGGGTTGCGCGTGCGGCGATGATCTCGGACAGGGTTTCCCTGAGCTTTATACTGCTTCGGGGCCCGATATAAAAGCTTACCGCAAGAGTCGCAAAGAAGCAGAGTATTCCCAGATACACGACAGGGCGCGAAATGTCCCCAAAATCCATGCCTGAGGCCCTGAGTACCACGATCTCGCTGTCGAGACTCATCCTCCCGTAGACCAGCAGGACTGAAAGCAGGAGTGACATCGGGATCGTGAGCATCAAAACCTGGGGCTGGATGTAGAGGATGATCCTTCCCATGTCCAGGATTGAGGCCCCGACGCCTGAAAGGATGCGGCTCAGGCGGATCAGCTTTTCCATCATCAGGATCGAGTTCAGAAAAGCGAGGGAGAGGCTGAAGGCAAGAAACAGGTCCCGGAGAGTCGATGTATGGATGAGCTTCATTCGTGTCTTTCCATGATTTTTCTGAAGCAGGGGGCAGCATGAATATTGTGATAGGTCTTTGATGTCCTGATATAGTTCCAGTTGTTATATCCCTTTTCGATCGCCTCGCGAAGCCATTGGCATGCCTCCTCGGCATTGTTGCGGGCGGCAAAGACTTCCGCCATGCTGTTGAGGGCGTAGATGTTGTCAGGGTTCAGTCTGAGCGAGGTGCGTATGTCTGCTTCGGCAGCATCGATCTCCCCCATCAGCAGGAATGCAAAGCCCCGGTTGTTGTAGGGCATACCGTTATCAGGTTTGAGTGCGATTGCCTTGTTGTAGTCGGCAATGGCAAGATCATACTGCTCGGTCTGCATATGAACATTGCCCCTGTTGTTGTAGGCGAGGAAGAAATCCGGGTTCAGCTCAATGGCCCTGTTATAGTCGGCAATGGCGTGATCGAACGCTCTTTTTCTGAAGTAGACATTGCCCCGCTCTTTAAAGGCCCTGAAATTATTTGGGTTCTGTTCGATTTCCCGGGTGTACCGGGCAATATCAAAATCATATTTCCAGGTTTTTGACATGAGCTCCGGTTTGCCGCCGGTCTTCTGAAGCTGACCAGGCGACGCTTGCTTCCTTGTTTTCAAAAACAGCATGAAACGTCATATCAGATCCTCCCAAAGGGCCTATTATACCAAATCGCTTCCGAAATGCGTGAGGACCAACCGTTGACCCCTGATTCAAACAGAGGAGAGGAATAACGGGAAAAAATTGCCCTTGAGGAAAAAACTTCCTGCTGATTCGGCAGCCATGGACCTGTATCATAAAATCCGACTTCCCGTTTAACGCTCATATCCTGATAAAACCAGTCGGGTGGTGATATTTTCATGTGCTGGTACGTCAATTGCAATGATAGTATGCAGCATGTAAATAATTGCAATTCTGTATCCGGGAGGACGTATATGAATATTGTATTGGGTATCGTGTTCGCTGCCACCCTGGCATCGTTTGTCTTGACCGTTTTCAGAGATGTGGGTCTGCATATGATTTTTAACCCTGATGCACTTTTCATCGTAATCGGAGGGTCCATTATCGCCGTCTTTATCGGCTTCCCTTTTAAAAGGATACGGGATACCGTCTATGACGTAATCAGTGCGTTCAGGACTGACCGGGACAGGGATGCCGTAGTGAGGGACATCCTTGAGGCGGCAAAGATATACCGGAAGGCCGATATACGCGGGCTCGAAAACAGAATGAAAACCATGCCTGACGATTTCCTGAGGCTTGGCGTCAATCTGCTGATCAACCACCGCAGCAGCCGGGAGATAAGGGCGATTATGGAGCGGGAAATGACCATCCGCGTCATGCATTACAACTTCAGCCAGAACATGCTGAAAACGATTGCGAGGCTGACGCCCTCCTTCGGGCTCGCCGGCACGGTAATCAGTCTTATAAAGATGTTTAAAAATTTTCAGTCCGTCGATATGATGGCCCCGCTCATGGCCGTTGCGCTCATGTCGACCTTTT contains:
- a CDS encoding LptF/LptG family permease; translated protein: MKLIHTSTLRDLFLAFSLSLAFLNSILMMEKLIRLSRILSGVGASILDMGRIILYIQPQVLMLTIPMSLLLSVLLVYGRMSLDSEIVVLRASGMDFGDISRPVVYLGILCFFATLAVSFYIGPRSSIKLRETLSEIIAARATLALEEGTFNSSFKDIVIVVKGKKSADMIEDIFIYDNRKKDEPKVLMAKHGKFFAQDNGDIGLYLTDGYINLMRGTMTTELFFEKYNMVLSLEGESPAPKKMEFTPAQLLAQSKIADTDKKRLAFYLELHRRFSLPAVCLVLAFLGPPLALASGRSGKLGGLALGLFVFTLYYTLLIYGENLVNAGKMPHYAGAWLATILMGVFSAVMFRKESLR
- a CDS encoding tetratricopeptide repeat protein gives rise to the protein MLFLKTRKQASPGQLQKTGGKPELMSKTWKYDFDIARYTREIEQNPNNFRAFKERGNVYFRKRAFDHAIADYNRAIELNPDFFLAYNNRGNVHMQTEQYDLAIADYNKAIALKPDNGMPYNNRGFAFLLMGEIDAAEADIRTSLRLNPDNIYALNSMAEVFAARNNAEEACQWLREAIEKGYNNWNYIRTSKTYHNIHAAPCFRKIMERHE
- a CDS encoding MotA/TolQ/ExbB proton channel family protein, with the protein product MNIVLGIVFAATLASFVLTVFRDVGLHMIFNPDALFIVIGGSIIAVFIGFPFKRIRDTVYDVISAFRTDRDRDAVVRDILEAAKIYRKADIRGLENRMKTMPDDFLRLGVNLLINHRSSREIRAIMEREMTIRVMHYNFSQNMLKTIARLTPSFGLAGTVISLIKMFKNFQSVDMMAPLMAVALMSTFYGVVISNLFMLPLCAKIKDKAIVSETLMNIIMEGIEAINNGEHPYKIEEKIKGHQSIEELSYAGAGNPLAATKGIG